A single genomic interval of Longimicrobium sp. harbors:
- the rplW gene encoding 50S ribosomal protein L23: MPELNVNDVIVRPLVTEKSHDQLDRLGAYTFVVAKDANKIQIAQAVEKHFGVKVKDVRTMRYAGKQKRMGRHAGRKAAWKKAVVTLAEGDSIELFEGV; the protein is encoded by the coding sequence ATGCCTGAGCTGAACGTGAACGACGTCATCGTTCGCCCGCTGGTGACCGAGAAGAGCCACGACCAGCTCGACCGGCTCGGCGCCTACACCTTCGTGGTGGCCAAGGACGCGAACAAGATCCAGATCGCCCAGGCGGTCGAGAAGCACTTCGGCGTGAAGGTCAAGGACGTCCGCACCATGCGCTACGCGGGGAAGCAGAAGCGCATGGGGCGCCACGCCGGCCGCAAGGCCGCGTGGAAGAAGGCGGTCGTGACCCTGGCCGAAGGCGACTCGATCGAGCTCTTCGAGGGGGTGTAA